Proteins from a genomic interval of Cyprinus carpio isolate SPL01 chromosome A21, ASM1834038v1, whole genome shotgun sequence:
- the adssl gene encoding adenylosuccinate synthase, like, with product MAADSTMSNGREAASLNGEPALKRSRDSVDSLRIQREPQNKVTVVLGAQWGDEGKGKVVDLLAMDADIVCRCQGGNNAGHTVVVDTVEYDFHLLPSGVLNKKAISFIGNGVVIHLPGLFEEAEKNSQKGNGLQGWEERLKISDRAHIVFNFHQAVDGIQEQLRQQQAGKNLGTTKKGIGPAYSSKAARNGLRVCDLVSDFSVFEEKFRVLAGHFQTTYPNLNIDIDAELEQLKSYAERLRPLVTDGVYFMHKALNGPSKKILVEGANAALLDIDFGTYPFVTSSNCTVGGVCTGLGVPPSHVGRVYGVVKGKLTPFPLINHNDTGDLLQSRGREFGVTTGRRRRCGWLDLVKNRYSHIKNSLSSIALTKLDILDTLPEIKIGIAYTADGKPLPSFPANMDVLTKVQVTYETFPGWCCSTEGVRSFDELPSQAQAYISFIENFLEVPVKWVGVGKSRESMIKLF from the exons ATGGCAGCGGACAGTACAATGTCTAATGGTCGGGAAGCGGCCTCTCTGAATGGAGAACCCGCGCTCAAGCGCTCCAGAGACAGCGTGGACTCACTGCGGATCCAGCGTGAGCCCCAGAATAAAGTGACCGTCGTGTTGGGAGCTCAGTGGGGCGATGAGGGGAAGGGGAAAGTGGTCGACCTCTTGGCAATGGACGCCGACATTGTGTGCAGATGCCAG GGAGGAAATAACGCGGGACACACAGTGGTGGTGGACACTGTGGAGTATGACTTTCACCTGCTACCTAGCGGCGTTCTCAACAAAAAGGCCATTTCTTTTATTG GAAATGGTGTTGTGATACACCTGCCTGGACTTTTTGAGGAGGCTGAGAAGAACTCGCAGAAAGGCAATG GACTTCAAGGATGGGAGGAACGACTGAAGATATCTGACCGGGCACATATTG TGTTCAATTTCCATCAAGCCGTTGATGGGATACAGGAGCAGCTGAGACAGCAGCAGGCAGGGAAGAA TTTGGGCACCACTAAGAAGGGCATTGGACCTGCATATTCCTCCAAAGCAGCACGTAATGGACTGAGAGTGTGTGATCTGGTCTCAGACTTTTCAGTCTTTGAGGAAAA GTTTCGGGTGTTGGCTGGTCATTTTCAGACTACATATCCTAACCTTAATATTGATATTGATGCTGAGCTTGAGCAACTGAAG AGTTATGCTGAGAGGTTACGTCCTCTAGTAACAGATGGGGTTTATTTCATGCACAAAGCCCTCAACGGGCCAAGCAAGAAGATTCTAGTGGAAGGAGCCAATGCTGCCTTACTGGATATCGATTTCG GGACCTACCCCTTTGTGACCTCATCAAACTGTACTGTCGGAGGCGTTTGCACAGGTCTTGGGGTCCCCCCATCTCATGTTGGCCGTGTGTATGGAGTGGTGAAGGGAAAACTTACACCATTCCCTCTCATCAATCACAAC GACACTGGTGATCTGCTTCAGAGCAGAGGGAGGGAATTTGGTGTCACAACAGGCAGGCGGCGGCGCTGTGGATGGCTGGACCTGGTCAAAAATCGCTATTCCCACATTAAAAACAGCCTCTC CAGCATTGCTCTGACCAAGTTGGACATTCTTGACACATTGCCAGAAATAAAGATTGGCATAGCTTACACAGCTGATGGGAAGCCTCTTCCCAGTTTTCCTG CAAACATGGATGTCCTCACAAAGGTTCAAGTGACTTATGAGACGTTCCCTGGCTGGTGTTGTAGTACTGAGGGAGTCCGCAGTTTTGATGAGCTGCCTTCACAGGCACAAGCTTACATTAGCTTTATCGAGAATTTCCTGGAGGTTCCAG tgaAGTGGGTGGGAGTTGGCAAGTCAAGAGAAAGCATGATAAAGCTGTTCTGA